The following is a genomic window from Manihot esculenta cultivar AM560-2 chromosome 9, M.esculenta_v8, whole genome shotgun sequence.
TCTTTTTTGGCTATTCTCGACTTCaaaaagggtatcgttgttttttTCTTGATCTTAATTGTAACTTGTGTTTGctgatataatattttttgagtCCACTCCGTTATTTTCACCATCATTTGTTTATGAGACCCAaggggaggaagatgacctcttgttatacatTCGTTTTGTCTCATTCTCAGACTCTTCCTGCACCTTCCGCTTATGTGTCAGGTCGCTCTCCCATTTTTCATGTTTATTCTAGACGCCTAGAGGACTTTGATTCTGCTCCGCTTCCAGCTTCTTCGTCGATGGACCCTGCTTCTGTCGATCCTTCACcatctgatttggatttgcccattgctcttcacaaaggtaaacgtacttgcactccTCCTATTTCGTCTTTTGTTTCTTATGGTCAATTATCctcttcttctcgttgttttgccactgctttagattctattttagtccccaaaactgttattgagccTTTATCCCATTCTGGTTGGTGTGCTGCGATGAAAGAAGAAATGAGGGCCCtagacactaatggtacttgggagttgatgtccttgctcCCAGAAAAGCGGGCTATTGTgtgtaaatgggtgtttgcagtgaaagtaaaccCTGATGGATCTGTTGCTCACCTCAAGGCTCATTTAGTGGTCAAAGGTTATgctcaaacttatggagttgactattttgATACATTATCTCCAGTTATCAAGCTCGCATCtgttcaattatttattttcttggcagctacacatgattggcctttgcatcaactggatattaaaaatgttattttccATGGTGACCTttaggaggaggtttatattgagcaatcACCCgattttgttgctcagggggagttagGCAAGATTTGTAGGCATAGAAAATctctttatggcttgaaacaaaACCGGGTGGTTGCCAAGGACCAtctcactaaacctgccaaaccatgcctttggcctccttgaaatattttttgggcATTGAaattatgcggtgtaagaaagttattttcttatctcaaagaaaatatgttcttgatttgttaacAGAAATAGGAAAATTGGGTGTTGAGCCTTGTAGTGCACCAATGACCCCCAATCTTCAACTTACCACaaaagacagtgagccatttgcagatcttGAAAtatatagaagattagttgacaagctgaattatttgacggtgattcatcctgatattgcatattcagctagtgtggtaagtcagttccTCAGTAGGATACTCTAGGATActctgggacagattctttgctacttgaaagGGACTCCAGGATGAGGCCTCTTCTATGGTAATCATGGACAATCAAATATTAAATGCTTTTTTGATGCTGATTAGGCAGGTTCgaaggttgataggaggtcaaccattggatattgtgtttttgtgggaggtaacctAGTCTCATGgagaagtaagaagcaaaatatgGTCTctcgttctagtgctgaatctgaatatcgagtcATGGCACAAACCGTATGTGAAGTCTCgtgggtacgtcaactattGGAAGAGGTTGGATTTACAAATTTGGTGCCAgttaagttgtggtgtgataatcaagtagCCGTTCACATTGCCTCTAATCGAGTATTTCATGAGAGGACTAAATATATCGAGATTGACCGTCATTTTATTCGTGAGAAGGTCCAATAAAAGATAATCTCAATAGCACATATCAAGAGATATCTTCACTAAAGCCCTAAGtgggactcgagttgattatatatataacaagttgggcattATTAACATATATCCtctaacttgagggggagtgttataggttataaaaataaaatatgttatataggaagtaaatGTTGATAGATGTGTTAGTCTCTTAATTTTAGGGATTGCATGATCACATGCttgatttcctttcctttctagataaggtttttcatttataaatatGTTGTTATCTCTATTTTAATATACACAACAAATATTACCTTTttacttcctttttctttcttctttcattTGCTTTTCCTTGCATATGTGCATTGGAATGTACctcttattaatttatttcattctttttcttttctcttccatCTGTTTTTCTCTGCATATATGCAGTTGAATGTAGAAGATACAGATCTTTCTTGTGAATTCTTCCTTGTCACAGTTTAGCTTTTATGAAATTGTTTTTGCAGACAAATTTTCCTGAATACCAAGGGCCTGAAAAGATTGTGATTCGGCGCTACAGTGATTTTGTTTGGTTACGTGATCGTCTTTTTGAAAAGTACAAAGGTGTTTTTATCCCTCCTCTTCCAGAGAAGAGTGCTGTAGGTAAGAACTGATCATTTTTTTTCTGGAGTTTTCTATCAGTCTCTGATTATTCACTATATATTTATTGGGAAGGGAAGCATGAGGAATTTCTCTAACTCAAATTTCCTGTCTATTTAAGGATCTTTTGGCATTATTGTTTGAGTAGCTGTTGAaaatttacctttttttttttaataaatatactaGTTAAATAGTATTAAAATGTTTTCGAATTAAATTTGACAAGTTTTAGTCATAACAACACTAAAGTAACAAATTAACTCTTTTCaaactatttttctcaacatGTAAAAGTGCTATTTTCTAGAAAAACAGTTTTGGCCCTCAAACTATAATGCCAAATGGGCATTTGGTCATGTTGCTCTGGCCCTTACAGTATTGACTTAGGAATTAGCACCACCCTGTTAATTTTGTGTTTCTGTATCACTTAGCCACCCCTTTGAACCAAATTTGGATGGGTGAACATCTGTAAAAGGCTTTCATATGCCAATTGGAATGCTGGTGGAACTATTGTGCATTCAACTTATGTCTTTGCTGTTACAGCCTCCCCTCATTTAGACATTACTTTCTGATATGGCTTGTACTTTTATCTCTTTATATCAATGTAATCTAAAGGATATCCGTGACAAATGGATTCACTGGAATTGTGTTTGAAGCATTTAATATTTAACTTCACTCATTGTAGCCTCTTTAATGCAGAAAAGTTTCGTTTCAGTGCTGAATTTATTGAGTTAAGGCGTCAAGCACTAGATATATTTGTCAATAGGATAGCCTCTCATCATGAGCTTCAGCAGAGCGAGGATTTAAGAACCTTTTTGCAAGCAGATGAAGAGGTGAGCTATTTAAATTTTTGCATTGGGAAATTTGGTTCAGCTTTCTTTTAGCATGGTGAAGGTTTATTCAGAAACGGTGCATTCTGTTTTCTGGACCTCCCAGTTGTAGATAGTTGGAGGGACTGTACCTTCCCACGCATGCACACAACAGTTTCTCACTGCATATCTATCTTTTTTCTATCAATTATGaacatattttaaaaagaaaattgaagcaTTGTCTTAGGTTTTTAGCCGACTCTTCTAGACTTTGCAAATTGTTAAACAATCTGGAATATGAACTATCAGATGTACTTAATTTTGAAAGCATAAAGAAAGTAAACAGAGATATGTTAGGATATGCAAAAGCTTCTGTTTGGCCGCCATGCCAAGTCAATGATTTGAAAATATTCCTTGGAATTTACTATTTGCAATTGCACCAAAATCTAAGATCAATTCCTTTGGTAGTTTGAAAAATTCCATTAGTAGATTTCATGAGCCCCATCTGCTTCAATCCAGTTTATGTGTTTTCATTATGGCATCGGCTGCATTTTTTCCTACCTAATACAGTCTAGGAGACTAGAACTACTGCTGGTCATTTATGTTGAGCTGCTACTGTTGTCGCATATCATTGGTAATTCTGGAATGTGGATTTCATGAAATCTCTTTGAATTGTCAAAGTTTATTAAGACAATAACATACTTCTTCTCTTAACCATATTTAATGTAAACAAATATTTTGCTTTCTTCTTTATTGAAGAAAGGTTTTCCCTGATAGAATCCATCAGCATTACTTGTAATTCCTAGTTTTGTTCATTGGTTTGATATTGCTAGGGTCAGAGTGTGTGTTATAATGGTACTAATATATTTCCTATTTTCCAGACAATGGAGAGATTAAGGTCTCAAGACACTGGTATTTTTAAGAAGAAACCAGCTGATTTGATGCAAATCTTCAAGGTATGACAAGTTCTGCATTTTGTCATTTTTTGGTGAGAGATAACGTTAAAGTTGCAGTTAATGAAACATTGCCAGAACCAATTATCGTTTGGCTTATTATGAAGTTTCTCATCTAATCTTTGATTCAAAAGTTTTCATCAGACTTTATGCCCGTGATATTGGAACCATATAATGAGATGTTGGATGGTTGCTTCTTAGTTCTTAATGTTCTTTGCTGGTACCtctgtatgccatgagatagtgtctcattattaaaaaatgtatGTCTTGGTGGGATGTATACAATTATTGTTTCTAAGGTCTGCGATCAGATTTACATTTAATCTGGAAACTGGTCGACAACATGTTTTTTATACAAAAAGGAGACAGTTCTTATGTCTGCTTGTGCAGTAATACAATACTTGAACAGGCTCACAATTGGTTTAGAAATGTGATTTGTTGTAGCAATGATGATCTAAACTTTTTACAGGAGGTGCAAACTAAAGTGAGTGATGTTGTTCTGGGGAAGGAAAAACCGGTCGAGGAATCAAATCCTGAATATGAGAAGTTGAAAAACTACATCTTTGAGCTTGAAAACCATTTGTCTGAagctcaaaaacatgcatatcGACTTGTGAAAAGACACAGAGGTCAGAGTTTTTTGTCATGATGCAGCTATTCATGattgttttctctgtttcagcCTTCAGGTTTCAATTTCATAGGAATACTACAATCAGTTATTAAATGTTATATGATTGTTTATATCTGCAGAATTGGGGCAATCTTTGTCAGATTTTGGGAAGGCGGTCAAACTTCTTGGAGCTTGTGAAGGAGATGCCCTTGGGAAGGCATTTTCTGACCTTGGGGCTAAATCAGAGTCATTATGTGTTAGGCTTCAGAAGGAGGTACGCATTAAGTTGAAATTTTGTCCTTCCAAATTTCAGAATTTGTTCTGTTCTAACTGTAGAGTTTGATCAAAGAGTTGATCAGTTGATGCTAAATTATGAGACCattttttctcttcaatttgCAGGCCCATCAACTTTTAATGAATTTTGAAGAACCATTGAAAGATTATGTTCGTTCCGTGCAATCTATTAAAGTGAGTTTGGCCTGTTCATACCTTTCTGTTTCCTGTCTCCCTTAACTCTTTATTTGTTACAGAAGCTGATGTTGGTTTGATAACAGGCCACCATAGCTGAAAGGGCCAATGCCTTCAGGCATCAATGTGAGCTGGCCGAAACAATTAAGTTGAAGGAGATAAATCTGTACGGCACTACACTTTCTTTTTCTCATAGctttattatatatttgttGTCGGAGTGGCATCTCGTAAAATTATGATCGTGTTGCATGAATTAGTGACCTACCTTTTCTGCTTATTGATCATGTCATTGTAAAAAATCTATGTTCGTGATTGTAAGCTATGATCTTGTGTTCTGGCAGACGAATTTTTCAGTTATGTTTTGCTTTGCATGTTTATTGCGCACCATATTTTACTCGTGTGGGACATTTCAGATGGTGCACTAAAGGGATCTTTCTAATGCAACATGCAGCTGCAGATCATTCTTAACATTTATGTGCTGGTGGAAAATTCATGATTACTGAGAATATTTACTCACCActgttaataaatattatttagttattaagAAAGGGAGTAAAAAATTGTAACCTTAATTGAAACTTGAGGGCTAAAATAAAGCTTGGGAAATGCTAATTGGGCGTGTCTAAATGGGTTAGTTCATCCGATTTTCCCTGATAATTAGACTTCTGCAGAGTCCTATCAGGAGTTTCTAATTTAGGTCTATTTTCTGTAGTGACAAGCTTATGTTAACAAGATCTGAGAAAGTGGGAGAGGCCGAGCTGGAGTACAAGGAGGCAAGTCATCGTTTGCGAGCAATCTCCATTTCACCTTTGAAATCTTAGTTGTCCATCTAAAAGTTATTTGTGATGCAGTTGAAGGCAGAGAGCGAGGAAGCAACAAGAAGATTTGAGAATATCGTGCGAGTGATGAATGAAGAGATAGTGCGTTTTCAAGATCAGAAAACATTGGATATGGGGATTGCTTTCCACGAATTTGCAAAAGGACAGGCACGTTTGGCAAATAACATTGCAGATGCATGGAGAAGTCTCCTTCCTAAGCTTGAAGCTTGTTCTCCATGATTGCAGATGCCAAATGCTTGACGAACTGTTCACGTTCTATGTTCCAACTTCCAGTGAATGGAAGGTGCAGCTTTTGTATTGTAAAGACTTGTGACTTACAGGAGTTAGTTCGAGATTTGCAATTTATGTGATTGTACAAATTGGAAGCTAATTGAGAAGGCGTAGTTCATCCTCTGAAATACAATTAAAAGGGAGCAATACACGTGAAAAGATTAAAATGTTGTCTCAATCTTCAGTCCCATCGGAAATTTTCTTCACAAGAATTGAATGATTCAGTGATATAATTGGTTAAGCTTCAATCATCTCAAAGCTCTGGTTTGAATCAAATACTTGTTTGGACCCCGATTTTGGTTCAAATTTATCGTACGGATAAGTggattctaaataaaaaaacagaaaaaaatttGTGGATTCATTTCAATGTCAATTGTATCCGCTGTGTACCGGTAGACATTGAATCCGCTGGGTACCGGTTCCACCAAAAAAATTTCTGGATTGTTGTGCCGGTATAACTAATGTGCAGGGCTTGTCCAATTCTCACCCCACCGATCCCAACGATTCATTGCTCATTCTATCCTCTCCCAGTTCCGAAAGAAGCTTGGTTGCGAGTTGCAAGTCAGCCATGAGTGTGCAGGGAGCCAATTCCTCTACCCAACAGGTGCAATTCTCTCCTGCTCTTCCCATTTTCCTGGCAATTCATGATAAACGTCGGTGGGAGAAGAACTACCTCTCCAAGCTTGATGAATTTTATCCCCACCAGAATTTGAAGGCGGTCGCCAAATCCTCTCTGGAAAATGATGACAATGCGGCCGACGACGACAACGAGATGGCGTCTCCCTGAGAACCTTGAAATTGACTTCCAATAACAAGTCCTTGCTCTTCCAGGTTCTCGTGAGACAATGCTCTTCTTCCTTCTATTGCGTTGATTTCTTCTTATTTGCTCTTCCTTAATTTCTGTGTTGGTAAGAATGGGCAAACAGTCTTTGCCAAGGAGCTAATCTGCTAGTCCCTGTGCCATTAAAGGTCAATTAAAAGTTTTGTCCATCTCATAAAAGCTAGAAGTTGAACTCAAAGTATTAGTCAGACCCTAGAGCCAATCTTGTGCAAGACTAAAGGTACTTTAGCTGCCATCTTGTGCAACTTGAATCCAATTTCAATATATGGGTCTTAGCCATGAGGTTACAAGTTCAAACTCCAATCCCAAGTATAATCAaccaaaaaagagaaaaaaaaaatccaattttaGTGCATAATTGCCTGCTTTAAGCCACACTGTAAATTAAGTGATAGCAAATGAGCTCCATCTCATTCTCAACACTGTATATTCTTGTAAGACTACATATGTTTTTGTATTAAATTGATATTCTCATCACAGTGGCTTCTTCTTATTGTCTTTTTCattgcaaaataaaattttgaatgatGCAGTGTTCTGATCTGTTAGACTTTGCGTACGTGTGTGCGGCaggtgtttttgttttttttttagagGCTTGATGCCTTCATT
Proteins encoded in this region:
- the LOC110622058 gene encoding sorting nexin 1, whose translation is MITAQRSSSGSSHSPRSPSSQPYLSISVTDPVKLGNGVQAYISYRVITKTNFPEYQGPEKIVIRRYSDFVWLRDRLFEKYKGVFIPPLPEKSAVEKFRFSAEFIELRRQALDIFVNRIASHHELQQSEDLRTFLQADEETMERLRSQDTGIFKKKPADLMQIFKEVQTKVSDVVLGKEKPVEESNPEYEKLKNYIFELENHLSEAQKHAYRLVKRHRELGQSLSDFGKAVKLLGACEGDALGKAFSDLGAKSESLCVRLQKEAHQLLMNFEEPLKDYVRSVQSIKATIAERANAFRHQCELAETIKLKEINLDKLMLTRSEKVGEAELEYKELKAESEEATRRFENIVRVMNEEIVRFQDQKTLDMGIAFHEFAKGQARLANNIADAWRSLLPKLEACSP